Proteins encoded together in one Salvelinus namaycush isolate Seneca chromosome 26, SaNama_1.0, whole genome shotgun sequence window:
- the LOC120021353 gene encoding nuclear RNA export factor 1-like, with protein sequence MSTADDSRYYNDHDDRVGGQKVRNRKGRGPFRAPMYSDQGPVGPGPRPRHRGSQRGGGGPGHRARFDDEDGDVAMTDSNSQDGSSQHRFNPYGRPNRRGDDRFDRGRRGGGGGHRGRGNNKGGDGGGGGRKNWFKMSVPYGKKYDKDWLITALQNICSMPFTPVHYHVEGNRAEFFIDDSTTANALFKVSRKITDKEGYKVTVLMNPCPPPSFLQSELKPADLEHLKQCMAKRFDGSQQALDLNNIRIDPDLVSQNIDVTLNRKNSMRAVIKIIEENIPELVCLNLSNNKLFRLDDLSELVNKVPNLKTLNLSHNELKTERELDRIKGLKLVELWLERNPLCDYFKDQASYISEVRERFPRLLKLDGQDLPPPIVFDVEVTPAALPPCKPSYFCSEEIKTPIVGFLQQYYSVYDSGDRQPLLDAYHDGATFSLSMPFTMQNPSRCSLGDYHKDSRNLKKLKDPTTRFRLLKHTRLNVVAFLSELPKTQHDTASLIVDVNTFTNTLLSFTVTGVFKEVEGKSRDSVRAFCRVFVTVPAGGTSLCIVNDELFVRNATTEEIRRAFVAPAPTPSSSPVPTLSAPQQEMLSAFSLKSGMNLEWSQKCLQDNEWDFNRAGQVFTDLKAHGKIPDVAFIK encoded by the exons ATCACGATGACCGAGTTGGAGGACAAAAGGTTCGCAACCGTAAAGGCAGAGGGCCTTTCAGGGCCCCTATGTATAGTGACCAGGGGCCAGTAGGACCAGGGCCAAGACCAAGACATCGTGGTAGCCAAAGAGGCGGCGGCGGCCCGGGACACAGAGCGAGATTCGACGATGAGGATGGAGATGTGGCAATGACGGACAGCAACTCCCAAGATGGATCCTCCCAACACAGATT TAACCCTTATGGAAGGCCAAATCGGCGTGGTGACGACCGATTTGACCGGGGCCgcagaggtggtggaggaggtcaCAGAGGTCGTGGGAATAACAAAGGAGgggatggaggtggaggtggCCGCAAGAACTGGTTCAAGATGTCT GTCCCCTATGGAAAGAAATACGACAAAGACTGGCTGATAACAGCACTGCAGAATATCTGCTCCATGCCCTTCACGCCAGTACAT TACCACGTAGAGGGAAACCGAGCAGAGTTCTTTATTGATGATTCCACGACTGCGAATGCCTTGTTTAAAGTATCACGGAAGATCACAGACAAAGAGGGCTACAAG GTGACTGTACTGATGAATCCCTGTCCTCCACCCTCCTTTCTTCAGTCTGAACTAAAGCCAGCTGATCTGGAGCACCTGAAG CAATGCATGGCTAAACGTTTTGATGGCTCTCAACAAGCCCTGGACTTGAACAACATCCGGATAGACCCAG ACCTGGTGTCCCAGAACATTGATGTGACTTTGAACAGAAAGAACTCCATGCGTGCTGTTATTAAGATAATTGAGGAGAATATTCCAGAG CTTGTTTGTCTGAACCTTAGCAACAACAAGCTATTTAGGCTGGATGACCTGTCAGAGCTGGTCAACAAGGTTCCCAACCTGAAGACACTCAACCTTTCTCATAACGAG TTAAAGAcagagcgcgagctggacaggaTCAAGGGTCTTAAGCTGGTGGAGTTATGGCTTGAGAGGAACCCCCTTTGCGACTATTTCAAGGACCAGGCTTCATACATCAG CGAGGTGAGAGAGAGGTTCCCCAGGCTTCTCAAACTG GACGGTCAGGATCTCCCCCCGCCCATAGTCTTTGATGTGGAGGTGACTCCTGCCGCCCTTCCACCTTGCAAG CCCAGCTACTTCTGCTCTGAAGAGATCAAGACTCCCATCGTTGGCTTCCTACAACA atactacagtgtgtatgaCTCCGGAGACAGGCAGCCTTTGTTAGACGCCTACCACGATGGAGCAACCTTCTCCTTGAGCATGCCCTTCACCATGCAGAACCCCTCCAG GTGCAGTCTTGGAGATTACCATAAAGACAGTCGCAACCTGAAAAAGCTCAAGGATCCCA CCACACGATTCCGCTTACTGAAGCACACTCGTCTGAATGTGGTGGCTTTCCTGAGCGAACTGCCCAAAACGCAGCATGACACTGCATCTCTAATTGTGGACGTCAACACCTTCACC AACACGTTACTGTCGTTCACAGTCACTGGAGTGTTCAAAGAAG TTGAAGGTAAATCCCGCGACTCTGTGAGAGCTTTCTGCCGGGTGTTTGTCACAGTGCCAGCTGGAGGGACAAG TCTTTGCATAGTGAATGACGAGCTGTTTGTGCGCAATGCTACGACTGAGGAGATCCGCCGGGCCTTCGTGGCACCTGCCCCCACCCCATCCAGCAGTCCTGTCCCCACCCTTTCAGCCCCCCAGCAAGAGATGCTCTCTGCCTTCTCACTCAAGTCCGGCATGAATCTTGAATGGTCCCAGAA GTGCCTACAGGACAATGAGTGGGATTTCAACCGAGCAGGGCAGGTCTTCACAGACCTCAAG GCTCATGGAAAGATCCCAGATGTCGCTTTCATAAAGTGA